The following are from one region of the Salvia splendens isolate huo1 chromosome 2, SspV2, whole genome shotgun sequence genome:
- the LOC121786205 gene encoding long chain acyl-CoA synthetase 9, chloroplastic-like, with the protein MGPYYVGAIIPILLTLLVRSTKKEKKRGLPADVGGENGYAIRNYRFTSPIESAWDGITTLAELFEQSCQKYSNRRLLGTRKLIARSVEISGGKSFEKLHLGEYEWISYGQAFESVCHFSSGLVQLGHQRGERAAIFADTREEWFIALQACFRRNITVVTIYASLGEEALCHSFNETEVTTVICGHKELKKIANVSGQLDTVKRIICMDDEFQSDASLVSLVSGSSGWTVTSFLDVEKLGRESPVDPELPLSADIAVIMYTSGSTGMPKGVMMTHGNILATLSAVMTIVPGLGQDDVYLAYLPLAHILELAAENIMPAIGSSIGYGSPLTLTDTSNKIKKATKGDASVLMPTLLAAVPAILDRVRDGVRKKIDATGGLPKTLFDLAYSRRLSAINGSWFGAWGLERFLWDLLVFRKVRAILGGRIRFILSGGAPLSADTQRFINICLGAPIGQGYGLTETCAGGTFSEYDDPSVGRVGAPLPCSVVKLIDWPEGGYLISDTPKPRGEIVIGGPNVTLGYFKNDEKTTEVYKVDERGTRWFYTGDIGQFHADGCLEIIDRKKDIVKLQHGEYVSLGKVETALIVSQYVENIMVHADSLYSYCVALVVASQHTLEDWASKRGIQYSDLADLCQKEETLKEISNSFLKEAKAAKLEKFEVPAKIKVLSEAWTPESGLVTAALKLKREVIRKTFSEDLSKLYSS; encoded by the exons ATGGGTCCTTATTATGTTGGTGCCATCATTCCAATTCTGCTAACGCTCCTGGTACGTAGCACGAAAAAGGAGAAGAAAAGGGGTCTGCCTGCGGATGTTGGTGGAGAGAATGGTTATGCAATCAGAAACTACCGGTTCACTTCACCCATCGAATCAGCCTGGGATGGGATTACGACCCTTGCTGAGCTTTTTGAGCAGTCATGCCAAAAATATTCTAACAGGAGATTGCTAGGGACACGGAAATTAATTGCAAGATCAGTCGAGATATCTGGTGGGAAGTCTTTTGAGAAGCTCCATTTGGGTGAATATGAGTGGATAAGTTATGGGCAAGCTTTTGAATCCGTATGCCATTTCTCCTCTGGTTTAGTGCAACTTGGACATCAAAGGGGAGAACGCGCGGCAATCTTTGCTGATACACGTGAAGAATGGTTCATTGCGCTGCAG GCTTGTTTCAGGCGCAATATAACAGTTGTGACCATCTATGCATCTCTAGGAGAAGAGGCACTGTGTCACTCATTTAAtgag ACAGAAGTCACAACTGTGATCTGCGGACACAAGGAACTGAAGAAAATAGCAAACGTTAGTGGACAACTTGACACCGTCAAGCGTATTATATGCATGGATGATGAATTCCAGTCAGATGCTTCACTGGTTAGTCTGGTGTCTGGAAGCAGCGGGTGGACTGTCACTTCATTCTTGGATGTAGAGAAGCTGGGCCGCGAAAGTCCAGTTGATCCAGAGTTACCTCTTTCAGCTGATATTGCTGTGATAATGTACACGAGTGGTAGTACTGGTATGCCCAAG GGTGTGATGATGACACATGGTAACATTTTAGCTACATTATCTGCTGTGATGACTATTGTTCCTGGACTAGGACAAGATGATGTTTATCTAGCATACCTGCCACTGGCCCATATTCTGGAACTAGCAGCTGAG AATATTATGCCTGCCATTGGAAGTTCTATAGGATATGGGTCTCCTTTAACTCTCACCGATACTTCAAACAAGATAAAGAAAGCTACAAAAGGGGATGCGTCGGTGCTAATGCCAACACTTCTGGCAGCAGTACCTGCCATTCTTGATCGTGTTAGAGATGGAGTGCGTAAAAAG ATAGATGCTACTGGTGGACTCCCAAAGACACTATTCGATTTGGCATATTCTCGCCGATTGTCTGCAATAAATGGAAGTTGGTTTGGGGCTTGGGGATTGGAGAGGTTTCTATGGGACCTCCTGGTGTTCAGAAAAGTTCGAGCTATTTTGGGTGGTCGTATTCGCTTCATACTATCTGGAGGAGCTCCTCTTTCTGCTGACACACAAagatttattaatatttgtcTTGG TGCTCCAATTGGTCAAGGGTACGGTCTTACTGAGACCTGTGCTGGTGGGACTTTTAGTGAATACGACGATCCATCTGTTGGTCGTGTTGGTGCTCCTCTGCCTTGCTCAGTTGTTAAG TTGATTGATTGGCCTGAAGGCGGATATTTAATTAGCGACACTCCAAAGCCACGTGGTGAGATTGTCATCGGTGGACCTAATGTTACTCTTGGATACTTCAAGAATGATGAGAAAACAACGGAAGTTTACAAG GTGGATGAGAGAGGAACAAGATGGTTCTACACTGGTGACATAGGGCAGTTCCATGCCGATGGTTGCCTCGAGATAATTGATCGTAAGAAGGACATCGTTAAACTTCAACATGGAGAATACGTATCCCTGGGGAAG GTTGAGACTGCTCTGATTGTCAGCCAGTATGTGGAAAACATCATGGTGCATGCTGATTCTTTATACAGTTACTGTGTGGCTTTGGTGGTGGCTTCACAGCACACATTGGAAGATTGGGCTTCGAAACGAGGAATTCAATATTCCGATTTAGCTGACTTGTGTCAAAAGGAAGAGACTCTCAAGGAAATCTCCAACTCATTCCTCAAG GAAGCAAAGGCAGCAAAATTGGAGAAGTTTGAGGTTCCTGCAAAGATCAAAGTACTGTCTGAAGCTTGGACGCCGGAATCGGGCCTCGTCACTGCTGCTCTGAAGCTCAAGAGAGAGGTGATTAGGAAAACCTTCTCTGAGGATCTTTCCAAGCTATACTCTTCATGA
- the LOC121786227 gene encoding uncharacterized protein At4g08330, chloroplastic-like, with the protein METSDGYSSNYQFSSSFAGSRRDVTYSCGSCGYDLNLNSSSRNTSTIGSKYGKSIKKGTISFFSIDESRFNQVEEFSCIPYFIFKHSWGIFRRRTKLLCRKCGNLIGIASDLNNASSIHLITDGSDSPSSSEISSKRKYDIRIRSLQPSSAGFGTPLVS; encoded by the exons ATGGAGACTTCCGATGGTTATTCTTCGAATTATCAGTTTTCATCCTCGTTTGCAGGTTCGCGGCGAGATGTTACTTACAG CTGTGGTTCCTGTGGCTATGATTTAAACCTGAACTCATCCAGTCGGAACACATCTACCATTGGgtccaaatatggtaaatctatCAAGAAAGGGACTatatcatttttctcaattgATGAGAGCCGATTCAACCAGGTTGAAGAATTTAGCTGTATACCATACTTCATCTTCAAGCACTCTTGGGGTATTTTCCGTCGGAGAACAAAACTCCTATGCCGGAAATGTGGGAACCTTATTGGAATTGCTTCTGACCTGAACAATGCTTCTTCCATCCACCTCATAACGGACGGGTCAGACTCACCCTCGAGCAGTGAAATCTCCAGCAAGAGAAAGTACGACATCAGGATTCGCTCCTTGCAACCTAGTTCAGCTGGTTTTGGTACTCCTCTTGTCTCATGA
- the LOC121786244 gene encoding small glutamine-rich tetratricopeptide repeat-containing protein 2-like isoform X2, which produces MVFLIPTRRLLLVGRMLEYNHRIRTEQGSHIHLEKMNFLVSFLALLKTSTISEECLMGMMIRSSLIEQHTYFIMLCRKCRQQGVKLLIRKCWQRPSKHKVTRPCSLNSTQKQLNFILLLLLYVKAMLFTTATAAYTQVQRYDEAVRDCLKSIEVNPNYSKAYSRLGFAYYAQGKYRDAIDKGFSKALQLEPNNDSVKENIRVAEMKLKDEQHRAGSGQSSTSTSHGQSSQQHEGRPRSSSASAPPFSMPFNMNGFPPDITSMVMNMTGNMFQDGPEGASQAGPHNEPGVRVDGNVNFNVNELPEEISGAFRSMMGMFSGASPNGNQQDNNNNGRPASS; this is translated from the exons GAGAAGATGAACTTTTTGGTCAGTTTTTTGGCGCTCTTGAAAACATCCACTATTTCAGAAGAATGCCTGATGGGAATGATGATCAGATCGAGCTTGATAGAGCAGCACACCTATTTCATAATGCTGTGCAG GAAATGCAGACAACAGGGTGTCAAACTTTTGATCAGAAAATGCTGGCAGAGACCTTCAAAACACAAG GTAACAAGGCCATGCAGTCTAAACTCTACACAGAAGCAATTGAACTTtatacttttgctattgctttaTGTGAAGGCAATGCTGTTTACTACTGCAACAG CTGCATATACCCAGGTTCAGCGATATGATGAAGCAGTTCGAGATTGTTTGAAATCCATAGAGGTCAATCCAAATTATAGCAAGGCTTATAGTCGCCTAGGATTTGCTTACTATGCTCAAGGGAAGTACAGGGATGCTATTGATAAAGGATTTTCAAAAG CCTTGCAGCTGGAACCTAATAACGATTCAGTGAAAGAAAATATCCGG GTTGCCGAAATGAAGCTGAAAGACGAGCAACACAGGGCAGGATCTGGTCAG AGTTCTACCTCCACGAGTCATGGACAGTCGAGCCAGCAACATGAAGGTCGACCAAGAAGTAGTTCCGCATCAGCACCTCCGTTTTCCATGCCTTTCAACATGAACGGTTTCCCCCCTGATATCACTAGCATGGTGATGAATATGACTGGCAACATGTTCCAAGATGGACCTGAGGGAGCGAGTCAAGCTGGTCCACACAACGAGCCAGGAGTCAGAGTTGATGGCAATGTGAATTTCAACGTCAATGAGCTGCCCGAGGAAATATCTGGTGCTTTCAGGTCTATGATGGGGATGTTCTCTGGAGCATCACCCAATGGGAATCAACAAGATAACAACAACAATGGAAGACCAGCCTCGAGCTGA
- the LOC121786236 gene encoding uncharacterized protein LOC121786236: MKECCFHPREMVVGVCALCLNEKLLVLAAASKKQTNTFLPKIFASSHILKHHKSHTPQDSFISIKFEANGVASWDKGKTSDEKTKSVIEHTSSLRWRRRIGNLLHLINRKRPAEGHVSTRHLEREKVKYGWIRILTKKRAKE; this comes from the exons ATGAAGGAGTGCTGTTTTCATCCTAGAGAAATGGTGGTTGGAGTTTGTGCCTTGTGCTTGAATGAGAAGCTCTTAGTATTGGCTGCTGCTTCTAAGAAACAAACCAACACTTTCCTACCTAAAATCTTTGCTTCATCCCACATACTTAAACACCACAAATCCCACACCCCACAAG ACTCTTTCATATCAATCAAGTTCGAAGCAAATGGTGTAGCCTCATGGGACAAAGGTAAAACCAGTGATGAAAAGACCAAGAGTGTGATCGAGCACACCAGCTCGTTGAGGTGGCGGAGGCGGATTGGCAACCTCCTCCACCTCATCAACCGGAAGAGACCGGCCGAGGGCCACGTCAGCACAAGGCATCTTGAAAGAGAGAAGGTTAAATATGGGTGGATAAGGATTCTGACAAAGAAGAGGGCCAAAGAATAA